A genomic region of Paenibacillus sp. PL2-23 contains the following coding sequences:
- a CDS encoding YafY family protein, with translation MNKTQRLVELLLTMNSRQKLTLKELAERFGVSKRTVLRDMNELSALGVPLYAEQGAHGGYRILRERSLPAITFTEQEAVALFFVGQSLDYYRALPMEAESQSALAKFYHVLPDDVKQRIEQLQRRLLFWVPVQQWEAPFLPALLEGAVEQAILRVTYESETGLAERDIQPVGLYAMNGKWYCPSYDFGSGQYRLFRADRIKEAAVSLDQSRKRDHEKLHITDWFRNEQEREEGLESYDLRVRLTRRGVLLCSNDTWLGSGLRLNEDGTGSISRRMSPSYMSWAASFFIGCQGDAVVEEPQELRAMLRSRLREALAEYEA, from the coding sequence ATGAACAAAACGCAGAGGCTTGTGGAGCTGCTGCTGACTATGAACTCACGGCAGAAATTGACGCTGAAGGAGCTGGCCGAGCGCTTCGGCGTGTCGAAGCGCACCGTGCTGCGCGACATGAACGAGCTAAGCGCCCTTGGCGTGCCGCTCTACGCGGAGCAAGGCGCCCATGGAGGCTACCGAATTCTGCGTGAAAGATCGCTGCCCGCCATTACCTTCACAGAGCAGGAGGCGGTGGCTCTCTTCTTCGTCGGCCAGTCGCTTGATTATTATCGCGCGCTCCCTATGGAGGCTGAATCGCAATCGGCGCTGGCGAAGTTCTACCATGTGCTGCCCGATGACGTCAAACAGCGAATTGAACAGCTTCAGCGCCGGCTGCTGTTCTGGGTGCCGGTCCAGCAGTGGGAAGCCCCTTTCCTCCCAGCCTTGCTGGAGGGAGCCGTCGAGCAAGCCATTCTGCGGGTGACATACGAGTCGGAGACAGGCCTTGCCGAGCGGGACATCCAGCCGGTGGGGCTGTATGCGATGAACGGCAAGTGGTATTGTCCATCCTACGATTTTGGCAGCGGCCAATACCGTCTATTCCGAGCGGATCGCATCAAGGAGGCGGCTGTCAGCCTCGATCAGTCAAGGAAACGGGATCACGAGAAGCTGCACATTACGGATTGGTTCCGGAACGAGCAGGAGAGAGAGGAAGGGCTGGAGTCTTACGACTTGCGCGTTCGGCTTACACGCCGCGGCGTGCTGCTGTGCTCCAACGACACTTGGCTGGGAAGCGGCTTACGGTTGAACGAGGACGGTACGGGGTCGATAAGCAGAAGAATGTCGCCCTCCTACATGAGCTGGGCTGCGTCCTTCTTCATCGGCTGCCAGGGGGACGCTGTGGTTGAGGAGCCTCAGGAGCTGCGCGCTATGCTTCGGAGTCGGCTGCGGGAAGCATTGGCGGAATATGAAGCATGA
- a CDS encoding ATP-binding protein, with the protein MYNVLPAFNPPEKVTAQQGVMDLRELSLSREGVIPLAGEWEFWPDKLLISDGDMAPESGGMLHVQVPSSSWSLYSDAAGSPMKSLGLGTYQLTVLLPAGANEALGIKTSNIRMSNKIYIDGKLVGQSGNPAQEGKGYVAANTPYTGYFAPGAEQVRITVEVANYSWGKGGGIYLPIYFGTDDAISAYREKALRIDWLYVMIYFVSGMFCFAVYAQNTRQGLALLFLGLHSMFNTVFIATHGEKVLASMLPELSYRLFNILQCVSGAFLSAFLLLYVYRTLTEACSKRVVMSLLAAGGGVALMSILLPTAVNSYLEWVHFGYSMIVWLYVVYTFVMASFKQVDEALYLIVSTIAFLLHGIGVNLNLLGRLEISAIPFLFPFVFFLMQFMMLAKRFSRAYLRADSLSRELARVDRLKDEFLAKTSHEFKTPLQGIMAITEKLLEEHPNASSNGDRAKEGLLLVNQAAKRLSGLVQDIMDLSLLKQGQLRIKPVALDVRSSVQVVLDVFQFMVKDKDIQLVNDVPFDLPLVYADEHRFQQILYNLISNAVSYTIQGVISCDARYGYGESMLHISVRDSGTGIAEERLQEIFEPFRQVAAAANAAPDSSGGAGMGLSVAKQLAELQGGKLAVSSSLGEGSCFTVSLPSAPDGVARSMATRDIHPMLKQELVIPVAEPLSSTRMSDGATILIVDDPDINTRVLAERLRAEGYLVVAVDSGEEALRRLSIQPVDLALIDVMLPGMTGYALCGEIRKLYEPVELPVIMLTNSIQDEEMQAAFAIGANDFLRKPFSLTELLFRIRSLLAMKRSSIDITKMEVAFLQAQIKPHFLYNVFNTIILLSYKDVGRAREVLNHLIEFLRGSFGFKNTDRLVPFREELELAKAYIEIEKARFKDRISVEWDLEEGVDEFLLPPLMLQPVIENAIRHGVTKKIEGGTIRVAARRVEDSLHIEVADDGVGMTEERLAEVLYRQSHGSVGVGIPNIRKRLKQLYGSDLHIQSRPMEGTIMAMAIPSRSGRLALWDDPGGLGASGASGASGASGASGAPRGSGARP; encoded by the coding sequence ATGTATAACGTGCTACCGGCATTCAATCCACCTGAGAAAGTGACGGCTCAGCAGGGCGTGATGGATTTGCGGGAGCTGTCCTTAAGCCGAGAAGGCGTCATTCCGCTGGCTGGCGAATGGGAATTTTGGCCGGACAAGCTGCTTATCTCAGACGGGGACATGGCTCCTGAGAGTGGAGGAATGCTTCACGTGCAGGTGCCTTCGTCCAGCTGGAGCTTGTACAGCGACGCTGCAGGCAGCCCCATGAAATCGCTTGGGCTCGGAACATACCAATTGACTGTTCTGCTGCCCGCCGGCGCGAATGAAGCGCTTGGCATCAAGACGTCCAACATTCGGATGTCCAACAAGATCTATATAGACGGTAAGCTGGTTGGCCAAAGCGGCAATCCAGCCCAAGAGGGCAAGGGGTATGTAGCTGCCAATACGCCATACACGGGGTATTTTGCACCGGGGGCGGAGCAAGTGCGCATTACGGTTGAAGTTGCCAATTACAGCTGGGGTAAGGGTGGAGGCATCTACCTTCCCATCTATTTTGGCACCGATGACGCCATATCGGCTTATCGGGAGAAGGCGCTGCGGATCGATTGGCTGTATGTGATGATTTATTTTGTCAGCGGAATGTTCTGCTTTGCGGTGTATGCCCAGAATACTCGCCAAGGGCTTGCTCTGCTGTTCCTCGGCTTGCACAGCATGTTCAATACGGTATTTATCGCCACGCATGGGGAGAAGGTGCTTGCCTCCATGCTGCCGGAGCTGTCGTATCGCTTGTTTAATATTTTGCAGTGCGTGTCGGGAGCATTCCTGTCCGCCTTTCTGCTGTTGTATGTGTACCGCACCTTAACGGAGGCTTGCTCCAAGCGGGTCGTGATGTCGCTCCTGGCGGCGGGCGGCGGAGTAGCGCTTATGTCTATCCTGCTTCCAACGGCGGTCAACTCGTACCTGGAGTGGGTGCACTTCGGCTACAGCATGATCGTGTGGCTGTATGTCGTGTATACCTTTGTCATGGCCAGCTTCAAGCAAGTAGATGAAGCGTTATATTTGATCGTATCGACTATCGCCTTTCTTCTGCACGGCATTGGCGTTAATCTGAATTTGCTTGGACGACTGGAGATCAGCGCCATCCCCTTTTTGTTTCCGTTTGTGTTTTTTCTCATGCAGTTTATGATGCTGGCGAAGAGGTTCTCAAGAGCGTATCTGCGGGCGGACAGTCTGTCGCGGGAGCTGGCGCGGGTCGATCGTCTGAAGGACGAATTTCTGGCCAAAACCTCGCATGAGTTCAAAACTCCGCTTCAAGGCATTATGGCGATTACGGAGAAGCTGCTGGAGGAGCATCCCAATGCCTCCTCGAACGGAGATCGGGCCAAGGAAGGGCTGCTGCTCGTCAATCAGGCCGCCAAGCGGCTGTCCGGGCTCGTGCAGGATATTATGGACCTGTCGCTGCTCAAGCAGGGACAGCTTCGAATCAAGCCGGTGGCGCTTGACGTGCGTTCCTCGGTCCAGGTCGTGCTGGATGTATTCCAATTCATGGTAAAAGACAAGGATATCCAGCTTGTGAACGATGTCCCGTTCGATCTGCCTCTGGTCTATGCTGACGAGCATCGATTCCAGCAAATTCTGTACAATCTGATCAGCAACGCGGTCAGCTATACGATTCAGGGAGTCATTAGCTGCGACGCGAGATATGGCTATGGCGAGTCGATGCTTCATATCTCCGTTCGGGATTCCGGAACCGGGATTGCCGAGGAGCGGCTGCAGGAAATATTCGAGCCTTTCCGCCAAGTGGCTGCGGCCGCCAATGCGGCTCCGGACTCCAGCGGCGGAGCGGGCATGGGTTTAAGCGTAGCCAAGCAGCTTGCGGAGCTGCAGGGCGGCAAGCTTGCTGTGAGCTCCAGTCTTGGCGAAGGTTCCTGCTTCACCGTCAGCCTGCCGTCGGCACCGGATGGGGTTGCGCGCAGTATGGCAACGCGGGACATTCATCCCATGCTTAAGCAGGAGCTTGTGATCCCCGTGGCGGAGCCCTTGTCGTCGACGAGGATGTCAGACGGTGCGACTATCCTGATTGTGGACGATCCCGATATTAACACCAGGGTGCTTGCTGAACGGCTGAGGGCGGAGGGTTATCTTGTTGTGGCTGTCGACAGCGGAGAGGAGGCGCTGCGGCGCCTGAGCATACAGCCTGTCGATCTCGCGCTGATCGATGTTATGCTTCCGGGAATGACAGGCTATGCGCTTTGCGGGGAAATCCGCAAGCTGTACGAGCCCGTTGAGCTTCCGGTCATCATGCTGACGAACTCGATTCAGGATGAGGAGATGCAAGCGGCGTTTGCGATTGGTGCCAATGATTTCCTGAGGAAGCCGTTCTCCTTGACGGAGCTGTTATTCCGGATTCGAAGCTTGCTTGCGATGAAGCGCTCCTCGATCGACATCACGAAGATGGAGGTTGCGTTTCTGCAGGCGCAGATTAAGCCCCATTTCCTGTACAACGTGTTCAATACGATTATTCTGCTCAGCTACAAGGATGTGGGGCGGGCGCGCGAGGTGCTGAATCATCTTATCGAGTTTCTGCGAGGCAGCTTCGGCTTCAAGAACACGGATCGGCTGGTGCCGTTCAGAGAAGAGCTGGAGCTTGCGAAGGCGTATATTGAGATCGAAAAAGCCCGGTTCAAGGACCGCATTTCGGTAGAATGGGATTTGGAGGAGGGCGTGGACGAGTTTCTGCTGCCTCCACTGATGCTTCAGCCCGTAATTGAGAATGCCATCAGGCATGGCGTCACCAAAAAAATAGAGGGAGGCACGATCCGCGTTGCCGCCCGGCGCGTGGAGGATTCGCTGCATATCGAGGTTGCGGACGACGGAGTCGGCATGACGGAGGAGAGGCTGGCGGAGGTGCTGTACCGACAGTCTCACGGCAGCGTGGGCGTCGGCATTCCCAATATTAGAAAACGTCTAAAGCAGCTGTACGGCTCAGATCTGCATATTCAGAGCAGGCCAATGGAAGGCACGATCATGGCGATGGCCATTCCTTCCAGAAGCGGCCGGCTTGCCTTGTGGGATGATCCGGGAGGCCTGGGAGCCTCGGGAGCCTCGGGAGCCTCAGGAGCCTCAGGAGCCTCAGGAGCCCCTAGAGGCTCAGGAGCCCGGCCTTAG
- a CDS encoding response regulator: protein MLLDDEESANEMLELLLMDIGGVEIASVHTNPFAFLEEMRAREEANELPDVVFIDIDMPGMYGMNVAERVKELKRDVHVVFVTAYSEYAVEAFELHAMDYILKPTVKSRLEKTLHRLRSSQTQVRAEPKAEGAARIQCMGEFAIFSPDSVRIKWRTSKARELCAYMIHQHARLVGTEQLIELLFQGEDPEKAKVHLYTTISYVRKMFKQLGHPQLLRKTDHGYVLSLDGLPCDSLELELLVADSLQAVHAGNIGAFERIYGLYAGEYLPAFDHIDILSKREQLRRLTINALRRMRDYYESEGAMHRLSECLCKLVELAPDSEQDVLALMSAYARQGLRAEAIGVYQRLADRLEQEYGISPGEELVRFVGEMSSRMES from the coding sequence ATGCTGTTGGACGATGAGGAAAGCGCTAATGAAATGCTGGAGCTGCTGTTAATGGACATTGGTGGAGTTGAGATTGCCTCTGTCCATACAAATCCATTTGCGTTTCTGGAGGAAATGCGCGCCCGGGAAGAGGCGAACGAGCTTCCCGACGTTGTCTTTATCGATATTGATATGCCTGGCATGTACGGCATGAACGTGGCGGAGCGGGTCAAAGAGCTGAAGCGGGATGTTCATGTGGTGTTCGTCACCGCGTACAGCGAATACGCCGTAGAAGCGTTCGAGCTGCACGCCATGGATTATATTCTGAAGCCAACCGTCAAGTCGCGGCTGGAGAAGACGCTGCATCGACTGCGGTCGAGCCAGACTCAGGTCCGTGCAGAGCCGAAGGCCGAAGGAGCCGCCCGCATCCAATGTATGGGCGAATTTGCGATTTTCTCCCCCGATTCCGTGCGGATCAAATGGAGAACGAGCAAGGCGAGAGAGCTGTGCGCTTATATGATTCACCAGCATGCGCGGCTTGTCGGAACGGAGCAGCTGATTGAGCTTCTTTTCCAGGGAGAGGATCCCGAGAAGGCGAAAGTGCATCTGTACACCACCATTTCCTATGTTCGCAAAATGTTCAAGCAGCTAGGTCACCCCCAGCTGCTTAGGAAAACAGATCACGGATACGTGCTCAGCCTGGACGGACTGCCATGCGACAGCCTGGAGCTGGAGCTGCTGGTCGCTGATTCCCTCCAAGCCGTTCATGCCGGCAATATCGGGGCGTTCGAGCGCATTTACGGGCTGTATGCCGGGGAATATTTGCCTGCATTCGACCACATCGATATATTGTCCAAGCGTGAGCAGCTGCGACGGCTGACGATTAACGCATTGCGGCGTATGCGGGACTATTATGAGAGTGAAGGCGCCATGCATCGGCTGTCGGAGTGTCTCTGCAAGCTCGTTGAGCTCGCTCCCGACTCAGAGCAGGATGTGCTGGCGCTTATGAGCGCATACGCGCGGCAAGGCTTGCGGGCTGAGGCTATTGGCGTGTATCAGCGTCTCGCGGACAGGCTGGAGCAGGAATACGGGATTTCGCCGGGCGAGGAGCTGGTCCGATTCGTGGGAGAAATGTCGAGCCGCATGGAGTCATGA
- a CDS encoding aldo/keto reductase encodes MEYRKLGNSGLKVSALGLGTNAFGKRADARASKEVIHCAIDAGITFVDTANIYAGTESERIIGEALEGRRHEVVLTTKAGLPRGTGPYSRGSSRRHLTAELEASLKRLKTDYVDLYQIHTFDPETPLEETLRTLNDMVRSGKVRYIGASNYYAWELMKAVGISDRLGLNRYVSMQTSYSLADRTPERELIPMCLDQGLGIIPYFPLAGGILTGKYASAQAAPSGSRADTDPGFRRFLGEETVALSQAVSGLAAELGTTASALSLAWLMDQPAVSTVIVGATRAEQVEANLASLELKLEEEALERLEKLSRPFSQGEPFAIYRLD; translated from the coding sequence GTGGAATATCGGAAGCTGGGGAACAGCGGGCTCAAGGTGTCCGCGCTTGGTCTTGGAACCAACGCATTCGGAAAACGCGCGGACGCGCGAGCCTCGAAGGAAGTGATCCATTGCGCGATCGACGCAGGCATCACCTTTGTCGATACGGCGAATATCTATGCGGGTACGGAATCAGAGCGCATTATTGGGGAAGCGCTGGAGGGACGTCGCCATGAGGTCGTGCTTACGACCAAAGCGGGCTTGCCGAGAGGAACGGGACCGTACAGCCGCGGCTCGTCACGACGCCATCTGACTGCAGAGCTGGAGGCCAGCCTGAAGCGGCTGAAGACCGACTACGTGGATCTGTATCAGATCCATACCTTTGATCCGGAGACGCCGCTGGAGGAGACGCTTCGCACGCTTAACGACATGGTTCGCTCGGGCAAGGTTCGCTACATCGGCGCGTCCAACTACTACGCGTGGGAGCTGATGAAGGCGGTTGGCATCAGCGATCGGCTCGGACTGAACCGTTACGTGTCAATGCAGACGAGCTATTCGCTCGCCGACCGCACGCCGGAGCGGGAGCTGATCCCGATGTGCCTTGACCAAGGGCTCGGGATCATTCCTTACTTCCCGCTGGCTGGCGGCATCCTGACGGGCAAATACGCGTCGGCCCAGGCTGCGCCGTCCGGCTCGCGAGCGGATACCGATCCCGGCTTCAGGCGGTTCCTCGGCGAGGAGACGGTCGCCCTGTCCCAGGCGGTTAGCGGGCTTGCTGCCGAGCTTGGCACGACGGCCAGCGCACTGTCGCTCGCATGGCTGATGGACCAGCCAGCCGTATCGACTGTTATCGTCGGCGCAACACGCGCCGAGCAGGTGGAGGCGAACCTCGCCAGCCTTGAGCTGAAGCTGGAGGAGGAGGCGCTGGAGCGGCTGGAGAAGCTCAGCCGTCCATTCAGCCAAGGCGAGCCGTTTGCGATCTACCGGCTGGACTAG
- a CDS encoding Gfo/Idh/MocA family oxidoreductase: MRNIRFGVIGTNWITERFLAGAKHHKQFELAAVYSRTEEKAAEFAAKHDIPHRYTELDAMFASGVIDAVYIASPTSYHAAHAIAAMNHGIHVLCEKPAASNAREMKEMIETAKRTDTLLMHAMKSTLMPGFGAVRDNLERIGTVRRFFASYCQYSSRYDAYKAGQVLNAFKPELSNGSLMDIGIYCIYPAVVLFGRPASVKAQAYMLESGVDGEGSLLLGYEGMDAVLMHSKITNSFVPNEIQGELGNLYVDRISEPESVELRLRGGASEDLSRPTIEDNMYYEVEEFIGLLKEGLRESSTNSHEASLITMEIIDEARGQIGLKFPADEAAGG, encoded by the coding sequence ATGAGAAATATTCGATTCGGCGTTATTGGCACCAACTGGATCACGGAGCGCTTCCTGGCAGGAGCGAAGCACCATAAGCAATTCGAGCTTGCCGCCGTCTATTCCAGGACGGAGGAGAAAGCGGCGGAATTCGCCGCCAAGCACGACATTCCACACCGCTATACGGAGTTGGACGCGATGTTCGCGAGCGGAGTCATCGACGCAGTCTATATTGCAAGTCCTACCAGCTATCACGCTGCGCATGCGATTGCGGCAATGAATCATGGCATTCATGTGCTGTGCGAGAAGCCGGCGGCTTCCAATGCCCGGGAGATGAAGGAAATGATAGAGACGGCGAAGCGTACGGATACGCTGCTTATGCATGCGATGAAGTCCACGCTGATGCCTGGCTTCGGGGCGGTTCGCGACAATTTGGAGCGGATCGGGACGGTTCGGAGATTTTTTGCAAGCTATTGCCAGTATTCCTCCCGCTATGATGCCTACAAGGCCGGCCAGGTGCTGAACGCGTTCAAGCCAGAGCTGTCCAACGGCTCGCTGATGGATATCGGCATCTATTGCATCTATCCGGCAGTTGTTCTGTTCGGCCGTCCGGCCTCCGTGAAGGCGCAGGCTTATATGCTGGAATCCGGCGTCGACGGCGAGGGCAGCCTGCTATTGGGATACGAGGGTATGGACGCGGTGCTTATGCATTCCAAAATAACAAATTCGTTCGTGCCGAACGAAATACAAGGGGAGCTCGGCAATCTGTACGTTGACCGGATCAGCGAGCCTGAAAGCGTCGAGCTCCGTCTTCGGGGCGGGGCGAGCGAGGACCTGTCCCGCCCAACCATCGAAGACAACATGTATTACGAGGTCGAAGAATTTATCGGTCTGCTGAAAGAGGGCCTCCGGGAATCGTCGACGAACTCGCATGAGGCGTCTCTCATTACGATGGAGATTATCGACGAGGCGAGAGGACAGATTGGACTGAAATTCCCCGCGGACGAGGCAGCGGGCGGCTAG
- a CDS encoding DUF5808 domain-containing protein, producing the protein MDTLILLMPAGIICMAVLILFWSQSKAKKGLWFGVTLPEEALSDERLAALGKEYRKAYAWYGFAWVVSLVPLLALSDYFSLAYIYFFIWLAAVLYTSTVPFKRIHYKAAALKRDNGWFPQGKRFVSVEKDIAFMSGLKPWSPYWYIVPALMCIPLIIISLQNGNSLLRLAGAASLLMTGVTLLISLTFTHGRQRAYSRNAAPNAAIQQAARRYWSMFWLTLAIFEVMNATIAYNVLSGGTMIGLGMWLGGIAMVSLVPLFGIYFVHQLIKDLEYRYGDTDGHGYETDDDEHWRHGLYYHNPEDASAWVPKRIGSGMTFNLATRAGRTLHYTVYAFIAVIVIPLTVIFVRADVSPPALVIDEEGLITIESSEYPYSFEAEAIQELTLQDSVPTGFRTNGMATAAYARGNFKLNELGPAKLYVFKQSPPFIVMKLDELYVVYNDEDPARTRELYEELADKTGQ; encoded by the coding sequence GTGGACACACTGATATTGCTAATGCCTGCCGGTATCATATGTATGGCGGTTCTCATTCTGTTCTGGTCGCAATCCAAGGCCAAGAAGGGCCTATGGTTCGGCGTCACTCTGCCGGAGGAAGCGCTCTCGGACGAGAGGCTTGCCGCGCTTGGCAAGGAGTACCGCAAGGCTTATGCTTGGTACGGATTCGCGTGGGTCGTCTCGCTGGTGCCTCTGCTGGCCCTAAGCGACTATTTTTCACTGGCTTACATCTATTTCTTCATCTGGCTGGCGGCGGTTTTATACACCTCCACAGTACCATTTAAACGGATACACTACAAGGCGGCCGCGCTGAAACGGGACAATGGGTGGTTCCCGCAGGGCAAGAGGTTCGTATCCGTGGAAAAGGATATAGCGTTTATGTCTGGGCTGAAGCCTTGGTCCCCATATTGGTATATCGTACCGGCCCTGATGTGCATCCCTCTTATTATCATATCCCTGCAGAACGGCAATTCGCTGCTGCGTCTTGCTGGCGCGGCTTCGCTGCTGATGACGGGCGTTACACTGCTGATCTCGCTTACCTTCACCCACGGCCGACAGCGTGCTTATAGCCGGAATGCCGCTCCGAATGCTGCCATTCAGCAGGCGGCAAGGCGATATTGGTCGATGTTCTGGCTGACGCTGGCCATCTTCGAGGTCATGAATGCCACGATCGCTTATAACGTGCTGTCAGGGGGCACCATGATTGGCCTCGGCATGTGGCTGGGCGGGATCGCTATGGTATCACTGGTTCCGCTGTTTGGCATTTATTTTGTTCATCAGCTGATCAAGGATCTGGAATATCGATATGGCGACACGGATGGGCATGGCTACGAAACGGATGATGACGAGCATTGGCGGCACGGCCTGTATTACCATAATCCGGAGGATGCTTCGGCTTGGGTGCCCAAGCGGATCGGCAGCGGCATGACCTTCAATCTCGCGACAAGGGCTGGCAGGACGCTGCATTACACCGTCTACGCGTTCATTGCAGTCATCGTCATTCCGCTTACGGTCATATTCGTGCGGGCGGACGTGTCGCCTCCGGCGCTTGTGATCGATGAAGAAGGTCTCATCACGATTGAAAGCTCCGAGTACCCCTATAGCTTCGAGGCTGAGGCCATTCAGGAGCTGACGCTCCAGGACAGCGTCCCGACCGGCTTCCGGACGAACGGGATGGCGACAGCCGCCTACGCGCGGGGCAATTTCAAGCTGAATGAGCTTGGCCCGGCCAAGCTGTATGTGTTCAAGCAGTCTCCTCCGTTCATCGTCATGAAGCTGGATGAGCTGTATGTGGTGTACAACGACGAGGACCCGGCGCGGACGCGTGAGCTGTATGAGGAGCTTGCAGACAAGACGGGACAATGA
- a CDS encoding AAA family ATPase, protein MSIHETSGYLRKVALMRESVPSFRQYPFSLQAVRELDELSFHPKVTYLIGENGSGKSTLMEALAVALGFNAEGGTINFTFHTKETHSELHQYLKPVRGPRRPKDGFFFRAESYYNLATNIDELDAVQSYGGKSLHQQSHGESFLAAFLHRFSGNGLYILDEPEAALSPSRQMALLARMHDLIQDNSQFIIATHSPILMAYPDSIIYELTEDGVRTTTWEETEHYVITKQFLNHSERMLHDLLTDSEDGD, encoded by the coding sequence TTGTCGATACACGAAACTAGCGGTTATTTGCGCAAGGTGGCGTTGATGAGGGAGAGCGTGCCTTCCTTTCGCCAGTATCCGTTCAGCCTGCAGGCGGTGCGGGAGCTGGACGAGCTGAGCTTCCATCCCAAGGTGACGTACCTGATCGGAGAGAACGGCTCCGGCAAGTCAACGCTCATGGAGGCGCTGGCGGTTGCGCTGGGGTTCAACGCGGAGGGCGGGACGATCAACTTCACGTTTCATACGAAGGAGACCCATTCGGAGCTCCATCAATATTTGAAGCCGGTGAGGGGCCCGAGGCGGCCAAAGGACGGGTTCTTCTTCCGCGCGGAGAGCTACTACAATCTGGCGACGAATATCGACGAGCTTGACGCGGTTCAATCCTACGGCGGCAAGTCGCTTCACCAGCAGTCGCATGGGGAGTCGTTCCTGGCGGCGTTCCTGCACCGCTTCAGCGGGAACGGTCTCTACATCCTGGACGAGCCGGAGGCAGCGCTGTCGCCGTCGCGCCAGATGGCGCTGCTTGCGCGCATGCATGATCTCATCCAGGACAACTCCCAGTTCATTATCGCTACGCATTCCCCCATCCTGATGGCGTACCCGGACTCTATCATCTATGAGCTGACGGAGGATGGGGTCCGGACAACAACTTGGGAGGAGACGGAGCATTACGTGATTACCAAGCAATTCCTCAATCATTCCGAACGAATGCTGCACGATCTGTTGACCGACTCCGAGGATGGCGACTGA
- a CDS encoding CYTH domain-containing protein, with product MGLEIERKFLLPEYPDAVIRAGELVLRLEQRIEQTYLAMDDNEELRIRRIADLATGEVSYTHTFKRGNGLVREEVEYAISEGIYSQVAAAFGFMPLTKNRITAEWNGRTVEIDIYDQVQLIVLEVEFGSLEEANAFVAPDWFGEDISSKKQYSNKTVWKQLQGEKWPGK from the coding sequence ATGGGATTGGAGATTGAAAGAAAGTTTTTGCTGCCGGAGTATCCGGATGCTGTCATTAGGGCGGGCGAGCTCGTCCTCCGATTGGAGCAGAGAATCGAGCAGACGTATCTGGCTATGGACGACAACGAGGAGCTGCGTATTCGCCGTATTGCGGACCTGGCGACTGGAGAAGTAAGCTACACGCATACGTTCAAGCGAGGCAATGGGCTTGTTCGCGAAGAAGTGGAGTATGCGATATCCGAGGGCATCTACTCGCAGGTAGCGGCGGCTTTCGGCTTTATGCCGCTGACCAAAAACAGGATAACGGCGGAATGGAATGGACGGACCGTCGAGATTGATATCTACGATCAAGTGCAGCTAATTGTGCTGGAGGTGGAGTTTGGGTCGCTGGAGGAAGCGAACGCGTTTGTTGCCCCGGATTGGTTCGGCGAGGATATCAGCTCGAAGAAGCAGTATAGCAACAAGACGGTCTGGAAGCAGCTGCAAGGGGAGAAGTGGCCAGGGAAGTAG